A genomic window from Brassica oleracea var. oleracea cultivar TO1000 chromosome C8, BOL, whole genome shotgun sequence includes:
- the LOC106307183 gene encoding serine/threonine-protein phosphatase PP2A-3 catalytic subunit-like, which produces MGANSIPTDATLDLDEQISQLMQCKPLSEQQVRALCEKAKEILMDESNVQPVKSPVTICGDIHGQFHDLAELFRIGGMCPDTNYLFMGDYVDRGYYSVETVTLLVGLKVRYPQRITILRGNHESRQITQVYGFYDECLRKYGNANVWKIFTDLFDYFPLTALVESEIFCLHGGLSPSIETLDNIRNFDRVQEVPHEGPMCDLLWSDPDDRCGWGISPRGAGYTFGQDISEQFNHSNSLKLIARAHQLVMDGFNWAHEQKVVTIFSAPNYCYRCGNMASILEVDDCRNHTFIQFEPAPRRGEPDVTRRTPDYFL; this is translated from the exons ATGGGCGCGAATTCGATTCCGACGGACGCAACTCTCGATCTCGATGAGCAGATCTCTCAGCTCATGCAGTGCAAGCCTCTCTCCGAGCAACAG GTTAGAGCCTTATGCGAGAAAGCTAAGGAGATTTTGATGGATGAGAGCAATGTTCAG CCTGTCAAGAGCCCGGTGACAATCTGTGGTGATATTCATGGACAGTTCCATGATCTTGCAGAGCTTTTTCGTATTGGAGGAATG TGCCCTGATACCAACTATCTATTTATGGGAGACTATGTCGATCGTGGATATTATTCTGTCGAAACTGTCACG CTGTTAGTTGGCTTGAAAGTACGGTATCCTCAGCGAATCACTATTCTTAGAGGAAACCATGAAAGTCGTCAG ATTACTCAGGTTTATGGATTTTATGATGAATGCCTGCGAAA GTATGGCAATGCAAATGTTTGGAAGATATTTACAGATCTCTTTGACTATTTCCCACTTACAGCCTTG GTGGAGTCAGAAATATTCTGCCTTCACGGTGGATTGTCACCGTCTATTGAGACCCTTGACAACATTAGGAACTTTGATCGAGTTCAAGAAGTTCCACATGAAGGACCCATGTGTGACTTACTATGGTCTGATCCTGATGACAGATGTGGCTGGGGAATCTCTCCTCGTGGTGCCGGATATACATTTGGTCAG GACATCTCCGAACAATTCAACCACAGCAACAGCTTAAAACTTATCGCCCGAGCGCATCAGCTGGTTATGGATGGATTCAACTGGGCACAT GAGCAAAAGGTGGTTACTATTTTCAGTGCACCAAACTATTGCTATCGCTGTGGAAACATGGCCTCTATTCTTGAGGTCGATGACTGCAGGAACCACACCTTCATTCAG TTTGAACCAGCCCCAAGGAGAGGAGAACCAGATGTGACCCGAAGGACACCTGACTACTTCCTATAA
- the LOC106312472 gene encoding DEAD-box ATP-dependent RNA helicase 11-like: protein MSTSWADVADSDNAASRAKPAYVPPHLRNRQSEPAAPLPGNERGGYGGQPSRWAPGGGGGGGGGGGYRADAGRTGYGYGGRGTTGGGGGWNNRGGGGGGGWDREVNPFGDDVDLEPAFTDQENTGINFDAYEDIPIETSGGNVPPPVNTFAEIDLGEALNLNIRRCKYVRPTPVQRHAIPILLAQRDLMACAQTGSGKTAAFCFPIISGILRDQNPQRPRGSRTVYPLAVILSPTRELASQIHDEAKKFSYQTGVKVVVAYGGTPINQQLRELERGVDILVATPGRLNDLLERARVSMQMIKFLALDEADRMLDMGFEPQIRKIVEEMDMPPRGMRQTMLFSATFPSEIQRLAADFLANYIFLAVGRVGSSTDLIAQRVEFVHESDKKSHLMDLLHAQRETGNHDKQSLTLVFVETKRGADSLENWLCMNDFPATTIHGDRTQQEREVALKSFKSGRTPILVATDVAARGLDIPHVAHVVNFDLPNDIDDYVHRIGRTGRAGKSGVATAFFNEKNAQLARQLAELMQEANQEVPEWLTRYASRASFGGGKKRSGGRFGGRDFRREGSYGGRGGGSGGGGNDYYGGGGGGYGGGGYGGAPSGGYGGQVTSAWD, encoded by the exons ATGAGTACATCATGGGCAGACGTGGCTGATTCAGACAACGCCGCTTCCAGGGCCAAACCTGCTTACGTTCCCCCTCATTTAAGGAACAGACAATCCGAGCCTGCTGCTCCTTTGCCAGGAAATGAACGTGGTGGATACGGTGGTCAACCATCTCGCTGGGCTCCTGGCGGTGGCGGTGGCGGTGGAGGTGGAGGTGGTTATAGGGCTGATGCAGGGCGTACCGGCTACGGTTACGGCGGACGAGGAACTACTGGCGGTGGTGGTGGTTGGAACAACAGAGGTGGAGGAGGAGGAGGAGGATGGGACCGTGAAGTGAATCCCTTTGGAGATGATGTTGATCTAGAGCCTGCCTTCACCGATCAGGAGAACACCGGCATTAACTTTGACGCCTATGAAGATATCCCCATTGAGACCAGCGGCGGTAACGTGCCTCCTCCTGTCAACACGTTCGCGGAGATTGATCTCGGGGAGGCGTTGAATCTCAACATCAGGAGGTGCAAGTACGTGAGGCCGACGCCAGTGCAGCGTCACGCGATTCCGATCCTGCTTGCTCAGAGGGATTTGATGGCGTGTGCTCAGACAGGGTCTGGGAAGACCGCTGCCTTTTGCTTTCCGATCATTAGTGGGATCCTGAGAGATCAGAATCCGCAGAGGCCTCGTGGCTCGCGGACTGTTTACCCTCTTGCTGTTATCCTCTCGCCAACAAGGGAGCTGGCAAGCCAG ATACATGATGAAGCCAAAAAATTCTCTTACCAAACTGGTGTGAAGGTTGTTGTTGCTTATGGAGGAACACCTATTAACCAGCAG CTAAGGGAACTGGAGAGAGGAGTTGACATCCTTGTGGCAACTCCTGGCCGGTTGAATGATTTGCTAGAGAGAGCTAGAGTCTCGATGCAGATGATTAAGTTCTTAGCTCTTGATGAAGCGGACAGGATGCTGGACATGGGTTTTGAGCCACAAATTAGAAAGATCGTTGAAGAGATGGACATGCCTCCACGTGGGATGAGACAAACAATGCTGTTTAGTGCTACGTTCCCTAGCGAGATCCAG AGACTCGCTGCTGATTTTCTGGCGAACTATATATTTTTGGCTGTGGGAAGGGTGGGTTCAAGCACTGACCTAATTGCTCAAAGGGTTGAGTTCGTACACGAGTCTGACAAGAAAAGCCATCTCATGGACCTGCTACACGCCCAGAGAGAGACTGGCAACCATGACAAG CAATCATTGACATTGGTGTTTGTGGAGACTAAGAGGGGAGCCGACTCATTGGAAAACTGGTTGTGCATGAATGACTTTCCAGCAACCACCATTCACGGTGACAGAACACAACAG GAAAGAGAAGTGGCACTGAAGTCCTTCAAAAGTGGGAGGACACCCATTCTGGTCGCAACAGACGTGGCAGCACGTGGTCTCGACATTCCACACGTGGCTCATGTGGTTAACTTCGATCTACCAAATGACATTGATGACTATGTTCACCGCATCGGGAGAACAGGACGTGCAGGCAAATCCGGGGTAGCTACCGCTTTCTTTAATGAGAAGAATGCACAGCTGGCTAGGCAGCTCGCTGAGCTGATGCAAGAAGCCAATCAAGAGGTGCCTGAGTGGCTCACGCGATACGCTTCACGTGCTTCATTTGGCGGGGGTAAGAAACGGTCTGGTGGAAGGTTTGGTGGCCGTGACTTCAGAAGGGAAGGCTCTTACGGCGGTAGGGGAGGAGGCAGTGGTGGCGGTGGAAATGACTACTATGGTGGAGGAGGAGGAGGCTATGGTGGCGGTGGATATGGTGGTGCACCAAGTGGTGGCTATGGTGGACAAGTGACCAGTGCGTGGGATTAG